The Hyphomicrobiales bacterium genome has a window encoding:
- the xerC gene encoding Tyrosine recombinase XerC, protein MTDFDSFGLDWLSHLSAERRLSPKTLEAYGRDLGQFSAFLTEHLGGAPSLADIAGLKPVDLRAFLGQRRRDGVGNRTLMRQLAALRSFARFGERSGKLTAAAFAATRGPRLGKPLPRPLEPSAAKAVTQADTRTGEEREQWILARDAAVLGLLYGSGLRISEALSLSRAQAPQQAGDTLTVLGKGAKTRMVPVLPVVITAIAEYLKLCPWRLPPEGPLFVGAKGGPLSPRIIQLAVEGLRGALGLPSSATPHALRHSFATHLLGRGGDLRAIQELLGHASLSTTQIYTRIDSARLMAAYDAAHPRAGR, encoded by the coding sequence ATGACCGATTTCGACAGCTTCGGGCTGGACTGGCTTTCGCACCTCTCGGCCGAGCGCCGCCTCTCGCCGAAGACGCTGGAAGCCTATGGCCGCGACCTCGGCCAGTTCAGCGCCTTCCTGACCGAGCATCTCGGCGGAGCCCCGTCGCTCGCCGACATCGCCGGGCTCAAGCCCGTAGATCTGCGCGCCTTTCTCGGCCAGCGACGGCGCGACGGCGTCGGCAACCGCACGCTGATGCGCCAGCTCGCGGCCTTGCGCTCCTTCGCCCGCTTCGGCGAGCGCAGCGGCAAGCTTACCGCCGCCGCCTTCGCGGCGACGCGCGGGCCGCGCCTCGGCAAACCGCTGCCGCGCCCGCTCGAACCCAGCGCCGCAAAGGCCGTCACCCAGGCCGATACCCGCACGGGCGAGGAGCGCGAGCAATGGATCCTGGCCCGCGACGCCGCCGTGCTCGGCCTGCTCTATGGCAGCGGCCTGCGCATCTCGGAGGCGCTCTCGCTCTCCCGCGCACAGGCGCCGCAACAGGCCGGCGATACGCTGACGGTGCTCGGCAAGGGAGCCAAGACGCGCATGGTGCCGGTGCTGCCGGTCGTGATCACGGCGATCGCGGAGTATCTGAAGCTCTGCCCCTGGCGGCTGCCGCCGGAAGGCCCGCTCTTCGTCGGCGCCAAGGGCGGGCCGCTCTCGCCCCGCATCATCCAGCTCGCGGTCGAGGGCTTGCGCGGGGCGCTGGGCCTGCCCTCCTCGGCCACGCCGCACGCGCTGCGGCATTCCTTCGCGACGCATCTGCTCGGGCGCGGGGGTGACCTGCGCGCCATTCAGGAACTGCTCGGCCACGCCTCGCTCTCGACGACGCAGATCTACACCCGCATCGATTCGGCCCGGCTGATGGCGGCCTATGACGCCGCCCATCCGCGTGCCGGGCGGTAG